The Xanthomonas sontii genome contains a region encoding:
- a CDS encoding 2OG-Fe(II) oxygenase: MKALSDYIRTYDDALPAAFCQQLIDGFESSRAHHLRNGSNTHAALGESNWTELDVGKLADPAFLGFFLDRIEHYLARYNQALGLTLPIPYRPTIDRLILKKYQVGGTDRFQPHFDSVDAVSERYMVFLWYLNDVSEGGTTRFCDLDVETAPRAGRLLMFPPYWMYQHVGEPPVSNDKYILSTYLMFKR, from the coding sequence ATGAAAGCGCTGAGCGACTACATCCGCACCTACGACGACGCCCTGCCCGCCGCGTTCTGCCAACAGTTGATCGACGGGTTCGAATCTTCCCGCGCGCATCACCTGCGCAACGGCAGCAATACGCATGCGGCGCTGGGCGAGAGCAACTGGACCGAACTGGACGTCGGCAAGCTGGCCGACCCGGCCTTCCTGGGCTTCTTCCTGGACCGGATCGAACACTACCTGGCCCGCTACAACCAGGCACTGGGCCTGACTCTGCCCATTCCGTACCGGCCGACCATCGACCGACTTATCCTGAAGAAGTACCAGGTGGGTGGCACCGATCGCTTCCAGCCGCATTTCGACTCGGTCGACGCGGTCTCGGAACGCTACATGGTGTTCCTGTGGTATCTCAACGACGTCAGCGAAGGGGGGACCACCCGTTTCTGCGACCTCGACGTGGAAACCGCGCCCCGCGCCGGCAGGTTGCTGATGTTCCCTCCTTACTGGATGTACCAGCACGTCGGCGAGCCGCCGGTGTCCAACGACAAGTACATCCTGTCGACCTACCTGATGTTCAAGCGCTGA
- a CDS encoding tetratricopeptide repeat-containing sulfotransferase family protein: MNAPQLQHAIHLIEQGNAETAAELCRQALIATPHDPGWHTLLAMALQQGGDVAGAAAHYRTLTHLQPQESAHWANLGMTLRTLGEHADADQAYHQALALAPQTYHYLVDHGLLLLDMGDIARARHRLLDAVDLDPAQPEARIHAAIACFECGDAQRAAALLPPPAVWPHLPDDLREDLAGALIQVGRTDEAEALLSQTQHSQAPSLSNLIRLAQLHERTNRIAQAEALWQQARAIAVQDDRQTRIDLLQLQSALALRRKDYAAARGANTELLALRPQVQIEANAYFALAGIDDKQGEPAAAMAMLEKAHALQFKLAAETMPDIAHSGEEPLQISSLWLKTPFAVDPHATAPDSDASPVFIVGFPRSGTTMLEQMLDAHPRYASMDERAILQRCIEWMEAQGKRYPYDLDALDQTQVAAMRQVYWAEVAKVVALAPGQQLVDKNPLNMLRLPVIMRMFPDAKIILALRHPCDVLLSCYMQNFRSPAFMVLCSTLERLARSYVNAMRFWIHHQALLQPQLLILKYEETVRDFPTQVQRIGDFLGIDQAGFLADFAQHAARKGYISTPSYAQVVEPVNQRAVGRWHPYAPWLADALPILQPVAAHWGYDLDAPTP; the protein is encoded by the coding sequence ATGAACGCACCACAGCTGCAACACGCGATCCATCTCATCGAACAAGGCAACGCGGAAACGGCCGCCGAGCTGTGCCGGCAGGCACTGATCGCCACGCCACACGATCCCGGCTGGCACACGCTGCTGGCGATGGCGCTGCAACAAGGCGGCGACGTGGCCGGAGCGGCCGCGCACTACCGCACCCTGACCCACCTGCAGCCGCAGGAGTCGGCGCACTGGGCCAATCTGGGCATGACGCTGCGCACCCTGGGCGAGCATGCCGACGCCGACCAGGCCTACCACCAGGCCCTCGCCCTGGCGCCGCAGACCTATCACTATCTCGTCGACCATGGCCTGCTGTTGCTGGACATGGGCGACATCGCGCGCGCGCGACACCGACTGCTCGACGCGGTCGACCTGGATCCGGCGCAACCGGAAGCGCGCATCCATGCCGCCATCGCCTGCTTCGAGTGCGGCGATGCGCAACGCGCCGCCGCCCTGCTCCCACCACCCGCCGTGTGGCCGCACCTGCCCGACGACCTGCGCGAGGACCTTGCAGGTGCACTGATCCAGGTCGGCAGAACCGACGAAGCCGAGGCATTGCTGTCGCAGACGCAGCACAGTCAGGCGCCGTCGCTCTCCAACCTGATCCGCCTGGCGCAATTGCACGAGCGCACCAATCGCATCGCCCAGGCCGAGGCGCTGTGGCAGCAGGCGCGCGCCATCGCCGTGCAGGACGACAGGCAGACCCGCATCGACCTGCTGCAACTGCAGTCGGCGCTGGCGCTGCGCCGCAAGGACTACGCCGCGGCACGCGGCGCCAACACCGAACTGCTGGCCCTGCGGCCGCAGGTGCAGATCGAGGCCAACGCCTATTTTGCGCTGGCCGGCATCGACGACAAGCAAGGCGAGCCTGCCGCGGCGATGGCCATGCTGGAGAAGGCGCACGCCCTGCAGTTCAAGCTCGCCGCAGAGACCATGCCGGACATCGCCCACTCCGGCGAAGAGCCGCTGCAGATCTCCAGCCTGTGGCTGAAGACTCCGTTCGCGGTGGACCCGCACGCCACGGCGCCGGACAGCGACGCGTCGCCGGTGTTCATCGTCGGCTTTCCCCGCTCGGGCACGACCATGCTGGAGCAGATGCTCGATGCGCATCCGCGCTATGCGTCGATGGACGAGCGCGCGATCCTGCAGCGCTGCATCGAATGGATGGAAGCGCAGGGCAAGCGCTACCCGTATGACCTGGACGCGCTGGACCAGACCCAGGTCGCGGCGATGCGCCAGGTGTACTGGGCGGAAGTCGCCAAGGTCGTGGCCCTGGCCCCAGGCCAGCAACTGGTCGACAAGAATCCGCTCAACATGTTGCGCCTGCCGGTGATCATGCGCATGTTCCCCGACGCGAAGATCATCCTGGCCCTACGCCATCCCTGCGATGTGCTGTTGAGCTGCTACATGCAGAATTTCCGCTCGCCGGCCTTCATGGTGCTGTGCTCCACGCTCGAGCGCCTGGCCAGGAGCTACGTGAACGCGATGCGCTTCTGGATCCACCATCAGGCGCTGCTGCAGCCGCAGTTGCTGATCCTCAAGTACGAGGAAACGGTGCGCGATTTCCCCACGCAAGTGCAACGCATCGGCGACTTCCTGGGCATCGACCAGGCCGGATTCCTGGCCGATTTCGCGCAGCATGCCGCACGCAAGGGCTACATCAGCACCCCCAGCTACGCGCAAGTGGTGGAGCCGGTGAACCAGCGCGCCGTGGGTCGCTGGCATCCCTACGCACCCTGGCTGGCCGACGCGCTGCCTATCCTGCAGCCGGTGGCCGCGCACTGGGGCTACGACCTGGATGCGCCGACCCCATGA
- a CDS encoding TonB-dependent siderophore receptor: protein MNCKTHRLRDAIAFALAAGTTALLSTGAAAAQDSSSNDASKTLDTIQVTGSRVARVETETASPVVVIDRAAIEQTGKLTLGDLVQELPAMSGAPASPAVNNGGGDGKSSVDLRGLGDERTLLLVNGRRVVNNDVNSIPASAVERIEVLTSGASAVYGSDAVAGVVNFILRKDFEGLAVSVDYGQATHLSDGARSGGSLTFGQVGDRGNIMVGLNYNKFDGISSANRKYSKDATYLYSGAVTVLGSSRNPRGRITVPTALRPQYGGCSTVTLKPGATGASQGDYRCYSGATDSFNYQATNLIMTPQERTNAFFLANYQITDSINAFAQVYHNKTSSNFAIAPLPFDARGDKVVISANNFYNPFGTNFGADNGGNQYNQLLTRFTSLGQRRSYYSTVTDQVVAGLEGFVGDSTWKWDAAMNYGHYTRENTSYGYVYYAGLRDALGPSFRDTDGVVKCGSAGAVIAGCTPLNIFNINDPQTVATLGKYEARPTYSNTYQMRSFEANANGELFTLPAGASQLAVGVSWREEYQKNAVDYIAVANANGNCFISQEACGTPLSGKYNVKELYAELYVPLLSEVPFAHLLALTLGSRYSDYNTFGNTTNSKVQLEWRPIQNLLLRGTVAEVFRAPTIENLYAGASGDAPNFADPCIGYGRTGTARNHEAACGAGAGATAIPGATGITPSGMSQTTGVWSGSVAAGFDLKPEQGKSFDWGVVYDPEWLPGFSASLDYWRLYLNDTINRADAQTVANICYSDESSPFCGFINRYSDGQVNFIREPIVNLGRLDTKGWDLALRYRLPDTAWGSYTFGLDGTYIARYDNKTNPDDPAGVVNHIAGTYNKSYGLYSRVRGRLFVNWQKGDFGASWRIRYVGPFDVGSADLSQKVSADAACDPVNAPQYCGIVKSYGSYFLHSVSVNYALPWFNSKVEVGLDNVFDKQPPMLYQNNVLNANTDVNSFDTVGRYLWARYSMSF from the coding sequence ATGAATTGCAAGACCCATCGCTTGCGCGACGCGATCGCGTTCGCACTCGCTGCCGGCACCACCGCGCTGCTGAGCACCGGCGCGGCCGCGGCCCAGGACAGCTCCTCCAACGATGCGTCCAAGACCCTGGACACCATCCAGGTCACCGGCTCGCGCGTTGCCCGCGTTGAAACCGAAACCGCCAGCCCGGTGGTGGTGATCGACCGCGCCGCGATCGAGCAGACCGGCAAGCTGACCCTCGGCGATCTGGTGCAGGAACTGCCGGCGATGTCCGGTGCGCCGGCCAGCCCGGCGGTCAACAACGGCGGCGGCGACGGCAAGTCCTCGGTCGACCTGCGCGGCCTCGGCGACGAGCGCACCCTGCTGCTGGTCAACGGCCGTCGCGTCGTCAACAACGACGTCAACTCGATCCCCGCCAGCGCCGTGGAGCGCATCGAAGTGCTGACCAGCGGCGCCTCGGCGGTGTACGGCTCCGACGCCGTGGCCGGCGTGGTCAACTTCATCCTGCGCAAGGACTTCGAAGGCCTGGCGGTCAGCGTCGACTACGGTCAGGCGACGCACCTGAGCGATGGCGCGCGCAGCGGCGGCTCGCTGACCTTTGGTCAGGTCGGCGATCGCGGCAACATCATGGTCGGCCTGAACTACAACAAGTTCGATGGCATCTCCTCGGCCAACCGCAAGTACTCCAAGGACGCGACCTACCTGTACAGCGGCGCGGTCACCGTGCTCGGCTCCAGCCGCAATCCGCGCGGCCGCATCACCGTGCCGACCGCCCTGCGTCCCCAGTACGGCGGCTGCTCGACCGTCACCCTGAAGCCCGGCGCGACCGGCGCCTCGCAGGGGGATTACCGCTGCTACTCCGGCGCGACCGACTCCTTCAACTACCAGGCCACCAACCTGATCATGACGCCGCAGGAGCGCACCAACGCGTTCTTCCTGGCGAACTATCAGATCACCGACAGCATCAACGCCTTCGCCCAGGTCTACCACAACAAGACCAGCTCCAACTTCGCGATCGCGCCGCTGCCGTTCGACGCCCGTGGCGACAAGGTGGTGATCTCCGCCAACAACTTCTACAACCCGTTCGGCACCAACTTCGGTGCGGACAATGGCGGCAACCAGTACAACCAGCTGCTGACCCGCTTCACCTCGCTGGGCCAGCGCCGCTCCTACTACAGCACCGTGACCGACCAGGTCGTGGCCGGCCTGGAAGGCTTCGTCGGCGACAGCACCTGGAAGTGGGACGCGGCCATGAACTACGGCCACTACACCCGCGAGAACACCAGCTACGGCTACGTGTACTACGCCGGCCTGCGCGACGCGCTGGGCCCGTCCTTCCGCGACACCGATGGCGTGGTCAAGTGCGGCAGCGCAGGGGCGGTGATCGCCGGCTGCACCCCGTTGAACATCTTCAACATCAACGACCCGCAGACGGTTGCGACGCTCGGCAAGTACGAGGCGCGTCCGACCTACTCCAACACCTACCAGATGCGCAGCTTCGAAGCCAACGCCAACGGCGAGTTGTTCACGCTGCCGGCCGGCGCCTCGCAGCTGGCGGTGGGTGTGTCCTGGCGCGAGGAGTACCAGAAGAACGCGGTCGACTACATCGCCGTCGCCAACGCCAACGGCAACTGCTTCATCTCGCAGGAAGCCTGCGGCACCCCGCTGAGCGGCAAGTACAACGTCAAGGAGCTGTACGCCGAACTGTACGTCCCGCTGCTGTCCGAGGTCCCGTTCGCGCACCTGCTGGCGCTGACCCTGGGTTCGCGCTATTCCGACTACAACACCTTCGGCAACACCACCAACAGCAAGGTGCAGCTGGAGTGGCGTCCGATCCAGAACCTGCTGCTGCGCGGCACGGTCGCCGAGGTGTTCCGCGCCCCGACGATCGAGAACCTGTACGCCGGCGCCAGCGGCGATGCGCCGAACTTCGCCGACCCCTGCATCGGCTACGGCCGCACCGGCACCGCACGCAACCACGAAGCGGCGTGCGGCGCGGGCGCGGGTGCGACCGCCATTCCGGGCGCCACCGGCATCACCCCGAGCGGCATGTCGCAGACCACCGGCGTGTGGTCGGGCTCGGTCGCCGCCGGCTTCGACCTGAAGCCGGAACAGGGCAAGTCGTTCGACTGGGGCGTGGTGTACGACCCGGAATGGCTGCCGGGCTTCTCGGCCAGCCTGGACTACTGGCGTCTGTACCTGAACGACACGATCAACCGTGCCGATGCGCAGACCGTGGCCAACATCTGCTACAGCGACGAGAGCAGCCCGTTCTGCGGCTTCATCAACCGTTACTCCGACGGCCAGGTGAACTTCATCCGCGAGCCGATCGTCAATCTGGGCCGCCTGGATACCAAGGGCTGGGACCTGGCGCTGCGCTATCGCCTGCCGGACACCGCCTGGGGTAGCTACACCTTCGGTCTGGACGGCACCTACATTGCGCGCTACGACAACAAGACCAACCCGGACGATCCGGCGGGTGTGGTGAACCATATCGCCGGCACGTACAACAAGAGCTACGGCCTGTACTCGCGCGTCCGCGGCCGCCTGTTCGTGAACTGGCAGAAGGGTGACTTCGGCGCCAGCTGGCGTATCCGCTACGTCGGTCCGTTTGACGTCGGCAGTGCCGATCTCAGCCAGAAGGTCAGCGCGGATGCTGCTTGCGACCCGGTTAACGCGCCTCAGTACTGCGGTATCGTCAAGAGCTACGGCTCCTACTTCCTGCACAGCGTCAGCGTGAACTACGCGCTGCCGTGGTTCAATTCGAAGGTGGAAGTGGGCCTGGACAACGTGTTCGACAAGCAGCCGCCCATGCTGTATCAGAACAACGTGCTGAACGCCAACACGGACGTGAACAGCTTCGACACCGTTGGCCGCTACCTGTGGGCTCGCTACAGCATGAGCTTCTGA
- a CDS encoding Hsp33 family molecular chaperone HslO, with protein sequence MHSSDDRLTRFLLPGAGVRGVHVRLHDTWREILAPASYPTAATELLGEACVAAALFTGHTKVDGRLSVQLRSQGALRTLFAECTAAGTLRGIVQLGEGQDAPRDLRALGDDALLAITIENPGLDPREPQRYQSLVAMSSAELDEAFEDYFRQSEQLPTRLILAADGTHAAGLLLQKLPGDAGDEDGWNRAGALFETVGEAELLATPAETLLHRLFHEETPELLGDRPLRFGCSCSRERVAAMLRSLGEEEARAAAEATGQVEIRCEFCGRHYDFPLTEFGVLFAVTQAEPTSSERLH encoded by the coding sequence ATGCATTCTTCCGACGATCGTCTGACCCGCTTCCTGCTCCCCGGCGCCGGCGTGCGCGGCGTGCACGTGCGCCTGCACGACACCTGGCGCGAGATCCTGGCGCCGGCCAGCTACCCCACCGCGGCCACCGAACTGCTGGGCGAGGCCTGCGTCGCCGCGGCCCTGTTCACCGGCCATACCAAGGTCGACGGGCGCCTGTCGGTGCAGTTGCGCAGCCAGGGCGCGCTGCGCACCCTGTTCGCCGAGTGCACCGCCGCCGGCACGCTGCGCGGCATCGTCCAGTTGGGCGAAGGCCAGGACGCGCCGCGCGACCTGCGCGCGCTCGGCGACGACGCCCTGCTGGCGATCACCATCGAGAACCCCGGTCTGGATCCGCGCGAACCGCAGCGCTACCAGAGCCTGGTGGCGATGTCCTCGGCCGAGCTGGACGAAGCCTTCGAGGACTACTTCCGCCAGTCCGAGCAGTTGCCGACGCGGCTGATCCTGGCCGCCGACGGTACGCACGCCGCCGGCCTGCTGCTGCAGAAGCTGCCGGGCGACGCCGGCGACGAGGACGGCTGGAACCGCGCCGGCGCGCTGTTCGAGACCGTCGGCGAGGCCGAACTGCTGGCCACGCCGGCCGAAACCCTGCTGCACCGGCTGTTCCACGAGGAGACCCCGGAACTGCTCGGCGACCGCCCGCTGCGCTTCGGTTGCTCGTGCTCGCGCGAGCGGGTCGCGGCGATGCTGCGCTCGCTCGGCGAGGAAGAAGCGCGGGCGGCGGCCGAGGCGACCGGCCAAGTTGAGATCCGCTGCGAGTTCTGCGGCCGCCACTATGACTTCCCCTTGACGGAATTCGGAGTATTGTTTGCCGTAACGCAGGCTGAACCGACATCCTCGGAGCGCTTGCACTAG
- a CDS encoding IS5 family transposase (programmed frameshift): MSKTITSRPSRYELTQSQWERIEDLLPGKASDPGRTAADNRTFVNGVLWVLRSGARWSDLPPRYGAYKSVHKRFTRWAAKGVWERIFQSLTRARDNEYLMIDSSIVRAHAQAATGKRGASDSALGRSRGGLSTKIHLAVDSQGRPVRVVLTGGQRNDITQARALLAGFKPKYVLADKGYDSRELVALIRSRGAKAVIPPRSCQRPRRYDKARYRLRNRIERCFAKLKQFRRIATRFDRKPTHFLAFLYLASIPMWLK, encoded by the exons ATGTCGAAGACCATCACGTCGCGGCCCAGCCGCTATGAATTGACCCAGAGCCAATGGGAGCGGATCGAAGACTTGCTTCCAGGCAAAGCCAGTGACCCGGGCCGCACAGCAGCGGACAACCGGACTTTCGTCAATGGCGTGCTGTGGGTGTTGCGCTCCGGCGCACGCTGGAGTGATCTGCCGCCGCGCTACGGGGCCTACAAAAGCGTGCACAAACGCTTTACCCGTTGGGCCGCCAAGGGCGTCTGGGAGCGGATTTTCCAGAGCCTGACTCGGGCTCGAGACAACGAGTACCTGATGATCGATAGCAGCATCGTCCGGGCGCATGCACAAGCGGCGACCG GGAAAAGGGGGGCTTCGGACTCGGCTCTGGGGCGCTCCCGAGGAGGCCTGAGCACAAAGATCCACTTGGCCGTGGACAGCCAGGGCCGGCCGGTGCGGGTCGTGCTGACAGGTGGGCAGCGTAACGACATCACGCAAGCGCGCGCCTTGTTGGCCGGGTTCAAGCCGAAATATGTGCTAGCCGACAAGGGTTATGACAGTCGGGAACTGGTGGCGTTGATCAGGTCACGAGGCGCCAAGGCGGTGATCCCTCCACGCAGTTGCCAGCGGCCGCGCCGCTACGACAAAGCACGCTACCGGTTACGCAATCGCATCGAACGTTGCTTCGCCAAGCTCAAACAGTTCCGCCGTATCGCCACGCGCTTCGATCGCAAGCCAACTCATTTCTTGGCTTTCCTGTATCTGGCCTCTATCCCAATGTGGCTGAAATGA
- a CDS encoding glycosyltransferase family 2 protein produces the protein MESERLTVVVTAFNEAQTLPLLHPRIVAALDAVPGLEGRVLYVDDGSRDATWETIQTLAASDPRVGALRLSRNFGKELALTAGLDCVDRGAAMLLDADGQDPPELIGQFVAHWRAGYDDIYGTRLVREGEGWLKRGTAALFYRVIGRLSKTPIPADTGDFRLLSPRALAALRQLRERHRFMKGLFGWIGFRRLAVPYRRAPRLAGRSKFSLWRLWNFALDGITGFSTAPLRVATYLGLATAVGAFLFAIWVVVKAALWGDPVAGWPTMMAVILFLGGVQLIALGLIGEYLGRLYEESKQRPLYLVETWRAPGEGVCSAVRSSEPGGSDADGTAGLERKGQ, from the coding sequence ATGGAATCCGAACGTCTTACCGTCGTCGTCACTGCGTTCAACGAGGCGCAGACCCTGCCGCTGTTGCACCCGCGCATCGTCGCTGCGCTCGACGCCGTGCCGGGATTGGAGGGGCGGGTGCTGTACGTCGACGACGGCAGCCGCGATGCGACCTGGGAGACGATCCAGACGCTGGCCGCGTCCGATCCGCGGGTCGGCGCGCTGCGCCTGTCGCGCAATTTCGGCAAGGAACTGGCGCTGACCGCCGGTCTGGACTGCGTCGATCGCGGCGCGGCGATGCTGCTGGACGCCGATGGGCAGGATCCGCCGGAACTGATCGGACAGTTCGTCGCGCATTGGCGCGCCGGCTACGACGATATCTACGGTACGCGCCTGGTGCGCGAAGGCGAGGGCTGGCTCAAGCGCGGCACCGCGGCGCTGTTCTACCGGGTGATCGGGCGCCTGTCGAAGACGCCGATCCCCGCCGATACCGGCGATTTCCGCCTGCTGTCGCCGCGCGCGCTGGCCGCGCTGCGGCAGTTGCGCGAGCGCCACCGCTTCATGAAGGGCCTGTTCGGCTGGATCGGTTTCCGCCGCCTGGCGGTGCCGTACCGGCGTGCGCCGCGGCTGGCCGGGCGCAGCAAGTTCAGCCTGTGGCGGTTGTGGAACTTCGCCCTGGACGGCATCACCGGCTTCTCCACCGCGCCGTTGCGGGTGGCCACCTACCTGGGCCTGGCGACGGCGGTCGGCGCCTTTCTGTTCGCGATCTGGGTGGTGGTCAAGGCGGCGCTGTGGGGCGACCCGGTGGCCGGCTGGCCGACGATGATGGCGGTCATCTTGTTCCTGGGCGGCGTGCAACTGATCGCGCTGGGCCTGATCGGCGAATACCTGGGCCGGCTGTACGAGGAATCCAAACAGCGACCGCTGTACCTGGTGGAGACCTGGCGTGCACCGGGCGAAGGAGTATGCTCGGCCGTGCGATCCAGCGAACCGGGAGGCAGCGATGCGGACGGTACGGCAGGTCTTGAGCGAAAAGGGCAATGA
- a CDS encoding CBS domain-containing protein — protein MRTVRQVLSEKGNEIHAVAPDTAVIEALRLMAAKGIGAVLVLQDGQLSGILSERDYARKVVLQDRSSATTPVRDIMSSRVHTVDPSQSVQQCMELMTGQRIRHLPVVDAGTVIGVISIGDLVKAVIEEQREELDQLQEYIRS, from the coding sequence ATGCGGACGGTACGGCAGGTCTTGAGCGAAAAGGGCAATGAGATCCACGCGGTCGCGCCGGACACGGCGGTGATCGAGGCGCTGCGGCTGATGGCCGCCAAGGGCATCGGCGCGGTGCTGGTGCTGCAGGACGGACAGCTGTCCGGGATCCTGTCCGAGCGCGACTACGCACGCAAGGTGGTCCTGCAGGACCGCTCCTCGGCGACCACGCCGGTGCGCGACATCATGAGCAGCAGGGTGCACACCGTTGACCCGTCGCAGAGCGTGCAGCAGTGCATGGAACTGATGACCGGGCAACGCATCCGCCACCTGCCGGTGGTGGACGCCGGCACCGTGATCGGCGTGATCTCGATCGGCGACCTGGTCAAGGCGGTGATCGAAGAGCAGCGCGAGGAGCTGGATCAGTTGCAGGAGTACATCAGGAGCTGA
- a CDS encoding AsmA family protein, which translates to MARDPASASRSWPWRRNDGRLRRWPFVLGALVLLLLVIILIFDWNWFKAPVERAVQARTGRAFHIDGNLDVDLGRIITVRGDRLRFANADWSKQPQMASADRAELDIALWPLLRGRVRIPEIRLTKPDLLLETGPNAQPGNWVFGQSDGGRPVVLGALRVQQGHLRFQDPAGRTEIDIAVDSQVGQRRRGDAAPPIAVSGDGRWRGNPFTLRGSTASPLELSESDHPFRVDLRGSAGSTRAHMRGTLTNPFQLRVFDLQLQLAGTDMAHLYPLLGIAIPSTPPYQLDGRLQRDGDRWRYQDFRGRAGDSDLAGTVQIDTAGQRPFLRADLRSQRLDFDDLAGFVGAPPRTGAGETANAEQKAQAAKLAATDKVLPSTPYDLGKLRAMDADVRWKAQRINAPSLPLDDMDAHLKLDDGVLLLQPLNFGVAGGDLRSDIRMDARKPTLFTRAQVSIRGVQLGKLFPDGKLAKEAAGAIGGEIALAGSGNSIAQMLGSADGSVAVGMGKGRISNLVMELAGLDIAESLKYLVTKDREIPVRCAFGDFGVQHGVMTSRGLAFDSTDTLLVGSGTIDLGQERLDLLLKAQPKDHSILALRSPLRVGGTFKDPSFRPDFKALGLRGAIAVALGSIAPPAALLATIETGPGKDIQCGR; encoded by the coding sequence ATGGCTCGCGACCCCGCTTCCGCATCCCGCTCCTGGCCCTGGCGGCGCAACGACGGCCGCCTGCGGCGCTGGCCGTTCGTGCTCGGCGCGCTGGTGCTGCTCCTGCTCGTCATCATCCTGATCTTCGACTGGAACTGGTTCAAGGCGCCAGTGGAACGCGCGGTGCAGGCGCGCACCGGCCGCGCCTTCCATATCGACGGCAACCTCGACGTGGACCTGGGCCGCATCATCACCGTGCGCGGCGATCGCCTGCGCTTCGCCAACGCCGACTGGTCGAAGCAGCCGCAGATGGCCAGCGCCGACCGCGCCGAACTGGACATCGCGCTGTGGCCGCTGCTGCGCGGACGCGTGCGTATCCCCGAGATCCGCCTGACCAAGCCAGACCTGCTGCTGGAAACCGGACCGAACGCACAGCCCGGCAACTGGGTGTTCGGCCAGTCCGACGGCGGCCGTCCGGTCGTGCTCGGCGCCCTGCGGGTACAGCAGGGACATCTGCGCTTCCAGGATCCGGCCGGGCGCACCGAGATCGACATCGCCGTCGACAGCCAGGTCGGGCAGCGCCGCCGTGGCGATGCCGCCCCGCCGATCGCGGTCAGCGGCGACGGCCGCTGGCGCGGCAATCCCTTCACCCTGAGAGGCAGTACCGCCTCGCCGCTGGAACTGAGCGAGAGCGACCATCCGTTCCGCGTCGACCTGCGCGGCAGCGCCGGCAGCACCCGCGCGCACATGCGCGGCACCCTCACCAATCCGTTCCAGTTGCGCGTGTTCGACCTGCAACTGCAACTGGCCGGCACCGACATGGCCCACCTGTATCCGCTGCTCGGCATCGCCATTCCCTCCACCCCGCCCTACCAGTTGGACGGACGCCTGCAGCGCGACGGCGATCGCTGGCGCTACCAGGACTTCCGTGGCCGCGCCGGCGACAGCGACCTGGCCGGCACCGTGCAGATCGATACCGCTGGGCAACGCCCGTTCCTGCGCGCCGACCTGCGTTCGCAGCGGCTGGATTTCGACGACCTGGCCGGCTTCGTCGGCGCACCGCCGCGCACCGGCGCCGGCGAGACCGCCAATGCCGAGCAGAAGGCGCAGGCAGCCAAGCTCGCCGCCACCGACAAGGTGCTGCCGTCCACCCCATACGACCTCGGCAAGCTGCGCGCGATGGATGCCGACGTGCGCTGGAAGGCGCAGCGCATCAATGCGCCGTCGCTGCCGCTGGACGACATGGATGCGCATCTGAAGCTCGATGACGGCGTGCTGCTGCTGCAACCGCTGAACTTCGGCGTGGCCGGCGGCGATCTGCGCTCGGACATCCGCATGGATGCACGCAAGCCCACGCTGTTCACCCGCGCGCAGGTGTCGATCCGCGGCGTGCAACTGGGCAAGCTGTTCCCCGACGGCAAACTGGCCAAGGAAGCGGCGGGCGCGATCGGCGGCGAGATCGCGTTGGCCGGCAGCGGCAACTCGATCGCGCAGATGCTCGGCAGCGCCGACGGCAGCGTCGCCGTCGGCATGGGCAAGGGCCGCATCAGCAACCTGGTGATGGAGCTGGCCGGCCTGGATATCGCCGAATCGCTGAAGTACCTGGTGACCAAGGACCGCGAGATCCCGGTACGCTGTGCGTTCGGCGACTTCGGCGTGCAGCACGGAGTGATGACCTCGCGCGGCCTGGCCTTCGACAGCACCGACACCCTGCTGGTCGGCAGCGGCACCATCGACCTGGGCCAGGAACGCCTGGACCTGCTGCTGAAGGCGCAACCCAAGGACCACAGCATCCTCGCCCTGCGCTCGCCGCTGCGCGTCGGCGGCACCTTCAAGGACCCCAGCTTCCGCCCCGACTTCAAGGCCCTGGGCCTGCGCGGCGCGATCGCCGTCGCCCTGGGCAGCATCGCCCCGCCAGCCGCCCTGCTGGCGACCATCGAGACCGGGCCGGGCAAGGATATTCAGTGCGGGCGGTGA